The Acidimicrobiales bacterium DNA window GTATGGACCAGCTGCCCGAGGACGAGCCCGTGGTGGTGGCGCCCATGCGCACGTTCCCGGTCATCCGGGACCTCGTGACCGACGTGTCGTTCAACTACACGATGGCCCGGCAGGTGCCGCCGCTCAAGCCCCGGGCCCCGGAGCCCGACGGCACGTACCGGATGATGCAGATCGACATCGAGCGCGGGCAGGAGTTCCGCAAGTGCATCGAGTGCTTCATGTGCCAGGACGTGTGCCACGTCATCCGGGACCACGAGGACAACAAGGCCACCTACGCCGGGCCGCGGCTGTTCATCCGGTACATGGAGCTGGAGTCCCATCCCCTCGACACCGACGACCGGCGCGAGCTGCTGCGCCAGCGCATGGGCCTCGGCCTCTGCAACATCACCAAGTGCTGCACCGAGGTGTGCCCCGAGCACATCAAGATCACCGACAACGCCATCATCCCGCTGAAGGAGCGGGTCGTGGACGCGTCCTACGACCCGGTCGCCTGGCTCGGCCGCAAGATCCTCCGCCGCACGAAGCGCTCGGCGCTCGAGGCGGCGCTCGACGCACCCGCACAGCGCGAGCCGACACGCCTGGAGACCACGGCGCGCACCGGCAGCCTGGCGGCGTCGTCGACCCCCGCCCCCGTCCCCCCCCCGGTCGCCGACGGCAGCTCGGAGCGTGCCGTCGCCGGGGGAGACACCGGCACTGCCGTCTCCGACGGCGGCACCGGCCCCGGCACCTGAGCGCACCGGCGAGAGCTCGGCGTCCCCGGTGGTCCGGTTCCTCAGCCCGGAGTGGGTCGTCGCCTTCAACGAGGCCGTGGCCGGCGTCGAGGTGGCGCCCCCGGGTGACGACGCCGGCCTGGCGACGCGTGACGGTTCGTTCAGCATGGGCCAGGTCGTCACGGGGGGGCCCGGCGGTGAAGCCCGCACCACCCTCCGGGTGGGGGGCGGGCGGGTCGCCATGGAGGAGGGCGAGGCCGGCGACGCCGACGTCACCGTCCGGGTGGCGTGGGTCGACGCCGTGGCGCTGGCGGCCGGCGACCTCGTCCCGGGCGAGGCCATCGCCGCAGGTCGGGTGCGTGTCCGCGGGGACCTCTCGGTCCTGGCCGAGGCCCGGTCCGTGCTCCTCGCGCTCCAGCTGCACCTCGACGAATTGCGGAAGCGCACTGAGTACTGATTTCGCAATCGGAGTACAGTCGAACTCGAGGACGGCCCCGCGAGGGAGCCGGTGAGGGGAGGTTCCATGACCGTGCCCGGTGTGCTGGACGACCAGGCCCTCCGTCGCTACCGCGAGCTGCTCGACGCCGAGGACGCCGCATTCGACGAGCTGGAGCATGCCTACGAGGAGGGCGACCGCACCCACTTCGAGGCCGACCTGTCCGCCTGGCGCGAGTCCCTGGCACGGAAGCTGGCCTTCTTGCAGCGCCTGGGCATCGACGTCCCCCAGCCGTCGATCGCCCAGCCCGTCACGGTCTGATCCACCCCGGCGGCCTGCTGCCGCCCGGGGAGGGTGCTCAGCCCAGCAGGTCGCGCACCGCAGCGCGCTCGGACTCGAGTTCCTCGGTGGTCAGTGCGATCCGCCCCTGGGCGAAGTCGCTGTGCCCGAGCCCTTCCACCACGCCCCACGTCGAGCCGTCGGAGCGGATGGGGAACCCGAAGACGAGGCCCTCGGGGGTGGCGTACTGGCCGTTCGACACGACCGCCAGGGACACGCACTCCCCCGCCGGGGTGGGGTTCACGATGCTGCGCACGGAGTCGACCACGGCGTTGGCGGCCGACGCCGCCGACGAGGCCCCGCGGGCCTCGATGATCTTCGCCCCGCGCTGCTGGACCGTTGTGATGAACTCGCCCTGGAGCCACGCCGCGTCGTCGATGACGTCGGTGGCCGGCGTGCCGTCGATGCGGGCGTTCTCGAAGTCGGGGAACTGCGTCGAGGAGTGGTTGCCCCAGATCGCCATGCCCGTGACCGATGTCACCGGCACCCCCGCCTTGCGCGCCAGCAGGCTCTGCGCCCGGTTCTGGTCGAGGCGCGTCATGGCGAACCAGCGGTCGTCGGGCACCTCGGGCGCGTGCGCGCGGGCGATGAGGCAGTTGGTGTTGCACGGGTTCCCCACCACGAGGACGCGCACGTCGGAGGCGGCGTGGGCGGCGATGGCCTCGCCCTGGGGGCCGAAGATGCCGCCGTTGATGGTCAGGAGGTCGTTGCGCTCCATGCCCGCCTTGCGGGGGATCGACCCCACGAGCAGGGCCCACGACGTGCCGTCGAAGGCGGTCTTGGCGTCGGACGTGGGCTCGATGCCGGCGAGGAGGGGGAAGGCGCAGTCGTCGAGCTCCATGACCACGCCCTGGAGCGCGCCCAGGGCGGGCTCGATCTCGAGGAGGCGCAGCACCACGGGCTGGTCGGGGCCGAACATCTGGCCCGACGCGATGCGGAAGAGGAGCGAGTAGCCGATCTGCCCGGCGGCGCCGGTGACGGTGACGTGGACGGGAGTTCTCGACGGGGTCATGGGCCGAGGCTACCGGCGCCCGGCCGTGCCCGGCCAGGCCCGGAGAGGTCGCCGGCGCGGGCGCGTGGCGACGCCACGGCCGCTCGGACCGGGGTCAGAGGCGGTCGACGACGGCGGCCGCGAATTCCGAGCACTTGACCTCGGTGGCGCCCTGCATCAGGCGGGCGAAGTCGTACGTCACGATCTTGTCGGCGATGGTCGCCTCGAGGGCCCGCACGATGTCGGTGGCGGTGTCGGTCCAACCGAGGTGCTCGAACATGAGCACCCCCGAAAGGATCACCGATCCCGGGTTGACCTTGTCGAGCCCGGCGTACTTGGGCGCCGTGCCGTGCGTCGCCTCGAAGATCCCGTGCCCGGTCACGTAGTTGATGTTGCCCCCCGGCGCGATGCCGATGCCGCCGACCTGGGCGGCCAGCGCGTCCGACAGGTAGTCGCCGTTCAGGTTGGTCGTGGCGATCACGTCGAAGTCCTCGGGCCGGGTGAGCACCTGTTGGAGGGTGATGTCGGCGATGGCGTCCTTGACGAGGAGCTTGCCGCCCGGGTCCCCGCCGCAGTCGTCCCATCCCACGGCGACGTCGGAGAACTCGTCCCGGACGAGGTCGTAGCCCCAGTTCCGGAAGGCCCCCTCGGTGAACTTCTGGATGTTGCCCTTGTGCACGAGCGTCACCGACCGGCGGCCCGTGCGCAGGGCGTACTCGATGGCGGCGCGCACCAGGCGCTTGGAGCCCATCTCCGAGATCGGCTTGATCCCGATGCCCGAGTTGGGCCGGATCTCCCAGCCCAGCTCGTCGGCCAGGAAGGCGGCCAGGCGGTCGGCCTCGGGCGTGCCGGCCTGGACCTCGAGCCCGGCGTAGACGTCCTCGGTGTTCTCCCGGAAGATCACCATGTCGACCTTCTCGGGGTGGCGCACCGGGGACGGCACGCCGGTGAACCAGCGCACCGGGCGCAGGCACACGTAGAGGTCGAGGATCTGGCGCAGCGCCACGTTGAGGGACCGGATCCCCCCGCCGATGGGCGTCGTGAGAGGCCCCTTGATCCCGATGAGGTGGTCGCGGAACGCCGTCACCGTGTCGTCGGGGAGCCAGTCGCCGGTCTCCTTGAAGGCCTTCTCCCCCGCCAGGACCTCCTTCCAGGCGACGGACCGCCCGTGCTTGGCGGCGGCGGCGTCGAAGACCAGGCGCGACGCTGGCCAGATGTCGACGCCGGTGCCGTCGCCCTCGATGAAGGGGATGATGGGATCGTCGGGGACCTGAAGGGCGCCGTCGGGGCCCATGGTGATGCGCTGTGCCATTCCTGCGAGCCTACCGGGGGTGGTGTGCACCCCACGAAGGCGTGGACGTCTAGGCGTTCGCCGACAGCCCCAGCGCGGCGTAGATCTCGCGGGTCGCGCTCGACCGGTTGAGCGTGTAGAAGTGCAGGCCCGGCGCGCCCGCCGCCAGCAGCTTCTCGCACAGCTCGGTGGCCAGGCCCACGCCCGTGCGGCGCACCTCGGCGTCGCCGCCGCGGGCGTCCGCCTCCTCGAGGCGGGCCACGGCCCACGCCGGGACCGCCGCGCCCATCTGGGCCATGCGGGGCACCGAGCGCAGCGCCGTCACGGGCATGATGCCGGGCAGGACGGGCTTGTCCACGCCGCGCGCCGCGAGGTCGTCGACCAGGCCGACGTACTCCTCGGCTTCGAAGAAGAACTGCGTGACCGCGAAGTCGGCCAGCTGCAGCTTGGCGGCCAGCATGTCGCGGTCGCCGGCCATGTCCGGCGACGCCGGATGGCCGGCGGGGTGGGCGGCGACGCCGATCGAGAACCCGCCGATGGCCCGGGCGAGCTCGACGAGCTCGATGGCGTGGAGGAGCTCGCCGGGGCCCGCCGAGGGGTCGGTCGGGGGGTCGCCCCCGAGGGCCATCAGGTTCTCCACGCCCGCCTTGCGGAAGGAGACGAGGATCTCGGCCAGCTCGAGCCGGGTGTGGGCCACGCACACGAGGTGGGCCATCGGGGTCAGGGTGGTGGTCCGCAGCATGCCCGCCACCAGGTCGTGCGTGCGCTGGCGCGACTCGCGGCCCCCGCGGTAGGTCACCGACACGAACGACGGGGCCAGGGGCTCGAGCTCGCGCAGGGTGCGCACCAGGGTGGCCTGTTCCTCGTCGTTCTTCGGCGGGAAGAATTCGAAGGAGTAGGTGCGACCGGCGGCGAGCAGGTCCGAGATCAGGGCCATGACCAGGGAATCCTACCGGAGCACCTCGTGATCGACCCCGGACGAGGGGAATTCCCCGTCCTCGGGACCATCGCCCCTGCCGGGGAGGGGTGGGACCCGGCAGGATGACCAGGAGGGAGCCGAATGAAGGAGGACCGGGTGGGCGAGGGCAGCGACGAGCGCGGGCGGCGGGTGGTCGTGGGCGTGGACCGGTCCTCGGCCGCCCGGGCCGCTCTGGCCGTGGCGGTGGAGGAGGCCCGGTTGCGCCATGCCACCGTGCACTGCGTCCACGCCTGGCAGTTCCCCGCCGAGGCCGCCCTGAGCACGACCTCGGGAACGCCCGTGCCCGCCGCCGAGATGAAGCAATGGGCGGAGGAGGTGCTCGACGACGCGCTGACGGCGGTCGGCGTGGGTGACGACGTCCCGGTGGTCCGCGACGTGCGCATCGGGCCGGCGGCCGCTGTCCTCGGCGAGGCCAGCAAGGGCGCCGAGCTCCTCGTGGTGGGCACCCGGGGCCACAACCGGCTCACGGGACTGTTCCTGGGCTCGGTGAGCCAGTACCTGGTGGTCCACGCCCCCTGCCCGGTGCTCGTCGTCCACGGCCCGCGGTCGGCGACGGACGAAGCCGCGGCGACCGGCCCGGCCGGCGCACCGGGCGCACCGGGCGCACCGGGCGGCGCCGTCACGCCGGGGCCGCGGGGAGTGCTCGAGCCGATCCCCGAGGAGGAGTGCCTGGCCCTGCTGGCCGGCCAGGAGGTCGGTCGGCTCGTCGTCGTGCGCCAGGGCGTGCCGCTGGTGTTCCCCGTCAACTACACCCTCGACGGCCGGACGTTGGCGGCCCGGACCGACCCCGGCACCAAGCTCGACTGGGCCACGCTGGGTCACGTGGCCGTGGAGGTCGACGTCATCGACCCGGCCAGCCATGCGGGGTGGAGCGTGGTCGTCCGGGGCATCGGGCGCGACATCACCGACGGGGTCGACGAGTGGTCCGGGCGGGTGCGGGCCCGGGACCTCGAGCCGTGGGCCGACGGGGAGAAGGAGCACTGGATTGCGGTGGCCTCGCCCGAGATCTCCGGCCGCCGGATCCGCCCGGAGGCGTCGGCGCCCGGCGCGCCGCGCGGCGGCTAGCGCCGAACGGGCGGCGGCTAGCGCCGAACGGGCGGCGGCTGGCGCCGAACGGGCGACGGCCCGCGGCAGGCCAGGCCCATCATGGCCGGGCGGCGCGCTCGGCGGCGCGCACGGCGTTGCGCAGGAGCATGGCCCGGGTCATGGGCCCCACGCCGCCGATGCGGGGGGTGATCCACCCCGCCACCTCGGCGACGGACTCGTCGACGTCGGAGAGCAGGCGGCGCCCCTCCCACGAGGTGCCCGCCCCCACCACGGCCGCACCGGGCTTGACCATGTCGGGCGTGACCAGTCCGGCCGACCCCGCCGCCGCCACCACGACGTCGCCGCGCCGCACGTGCGGGGCGATGTCGGGCACGCCGGTGTGCACCACCGTGACCGCGGCGTTGCACCCCGGGCGTTTCAGGGCGAGGAGCAGCGCCAGCGGGCGGCCGATGGTGATGCCGCGCCCGATGACCACCACGTGGCGCCCCTCCACCGGCACGTCGTAGGCGTGGAGGAGCTCGAGGATGCCCGCCGGCGTGCACGGCAGCGGTCCCGGCGCGCCCATGACGAGCCGGCCGAGGTTCACCGGGTGCAGGCCGTCGACGTCCTTGGCGTCGTCCACGGCCAGCAGGGCGGCCTCCTCGTCGAGCCCGGCCGGCAGCGGCAGCTGCACGAGGTAGGCGTGGACGGCGGGATCGGCGTTGAAGCCGGCGATCACCGCCTCGAGCTCGGCCTGGCCGGCGTCGGCGGGGAGCTGCGCGTGCACGGAGGCGATGCCCACCTCCTTGCAGTCGGCGTGCTTGAGCGCCACGTAGCGGGCGCTGGCGGGGTCGTCGCCGACGAGGATGGTGCCGAGTCCCGGCCGCACGCCCCCGGCTCGGAGCGCCGCCACGCGCTCGGTGATCTCGGCCCGGATGCGTGCCGCCAGAGCCTCCCCGTCGAGGACCGTGGCCGTCACGGCGGCGCCCTCAGTGCCGGAAGTGGCGCTCACCGGTGAGCACCATGGCGATGCCGTGCTCGTCGGCCGCGGCCACCACCTCGCCGTCGCGGACGGACCCGCCCGGCTGCACCACGGCGGCCACGCCCGCGGCCGCCAGGACGTCGAGGCCGTCGCGGAACGGGAAGAAGGCGTCGCTGGCCGCCGCCCCGCCCCGGGCCCGGCCG harbors:
- a CDS encoding succinate dehydrogenase/fumarate reductase iron-sulfur subunit, with amino-acid sequence MAEVTMQVWRGDDGGGQFAEYVMPAVEGEVVLDVIHRIQAGPAPDLACRWNCKAGKCGSCSAEINGLPKLMCMTRMDQLPEDEPVVVAPMRTFPVIRDLVTDVSFNYTMARQVPPLKPRAPEPDGTYRMMQIDIERGQEFRKCIECFMCQDVCHVIRDHEDNKATYAGPRLFIRYMELESHPLDTDDRRELLRQRMGLGLCNITKCCTEVCPEHIKITDNAIIPLKERVVDASYDPVAWLGRKILRRTKRSALEAALDAPAQREPTRLETTARTGSLAASSTPAPVPPPVADGSSERAVAGGDTGTAVSDGGTGPGT
- a CDS encoding SCP2 sterol-binding domain-containing protein, which encodes MVRFLSPEWVVAFNEAVAGVEVAPPGDDAGLATRDGSFSMGQVVTGGPGGEARTTLRVGGGRVAMEEGEAGDADVTVRVAWVDAVALAAGDLVPGEAIAAGRVRVRGDLSVLAEARSVLLALQLHLDELRKRTEY
- a CDS encoding malate dehydrogenase; translated protein: MTPSRTPVHVTVTGAAGQIGYSLLFRIASGQMFGPDQPVVLRLLEIEPALGALQGVVMELDDCAFPLLAGIEPTSDAKTAFDGTSWALLVGSIPRKAGMERNDLLTINGGIFGPQGEAIAAHAASDVRVLVVGNPCNTNCLIARAHAPEVPDDRWFAMTRLDQNRAQSLLARKAGVPVTSVTGMAIWGNHSSTQFPDFENARIDGTPATDVIDDAAWLQGEFITTVQQRGAKIIEARGASSAASAANAVVDSVRSIVNPTPAGECVSLAVVSNGQYATPEGLVFGFPIRSDGSTWGVVEGLGHSDFAQGRIALTTEELESERAAVRDLLG
- the icd gene encoding NADP-dependent isocitrate dehydrogenase, whose amino-acid sequence is MAQRITMGPDGALQVPDDPIIPFIEGDGTGVDIWPASRLVFDAAAAKHGRSVAWKEVLAGEKAFKETGDWLPDDTVTAFRDHLIGIKGPLTTPIGGGIRSLNVALRQILDLYVCLRPVRWFTGVPSPVRHPEKVDMVIFRENTEDVYAGLEVQAGTPEADRLAAFLADELGWEIRPNSGIGIKPISEMGSKRLVRAAIEYALRTGRRSVTLVHKGNIQKFTEGAFRNWGYDLVRDEFSDVAVGWDDCGGDPGGKLLVKDAIADITLQQVLTRPEDFDVIATTNLNGDYLSDALAAQVGGIGIAPGGNINYVTGHGIFEATHGTAPKYAGLDKVNPGSVILSGVLMFEHLGWTDTATDIVRALEATIADKIVTYDFARLMQGATEVKCSEFAAAVVDRL
- a CDS encoding methylenetetrahydrofolate reductase; amino-acid sequence: MALISDLLAAGRTYSFEFFPPKNDEEQATLVRTLRELEPLAPSFVSVTYRGGRESRQRTHDLVAGMLRTTTLTPMAHLVCVAHTRLELAEILVSFRKAGVENLMALGGDPPTDPSAGPGELLHAIELVELARAIGGFSIGVAAHPAGHPASPDMAGDRDMLAAKLQLADFAVTQFFFEAEEYVGLVDDLAARGVDKPVLPGIMPVTALRSVPRMAQMGAAVPAWAVARLEEADARGGDAEVRRTGVGLATELCEKLLAAGAPGLHFYTLNRSSATREIYAALGLSANA
- a CDS encoding universal stress protein: MKEDRVGEGSDERGRRVVVGVDRSSAARAALAVAVEEARLRHATVHCVHAWQFPAEAALSTTSGTPVPAAEMKQWAEEVLDDALTAVGVGDDVPVVRDVRIGPAAAVLGEASKGAELLVVGTRGHNRLTGLFLGSVSQYLVVHAPCPVLVVHGPRSATDEAAATGPAGAPGAPGAPGGAVTPGPRGVLEPIPEEECLALLAGQEVGRLVVVRQGVPLVFPVNYTLDGRTLAARTDPGTKLDWATLGHVAVEVDVIDPASHAGWSVVVRGIGRDITDGVDEWSGRVRARDLEPWADGEKEHWIAVASPEISGRRIRPEASAPGAPRGG
- a CDS encoding tetrahydrofolate dehydrogenase/cyclohydrolase catalytic domain-containing protein, producing the protein MSATSGTEGAAVTATVLDGEALAARIRAEITERVAALRAGGVRPGLGTILVGDDPASARYVALKHADCKEVGIASVHAQLPADAGQAELEAVIAGFNADPAVHAYLVQLPLPAGLDEEAALLAVDDAKDVDGLHPVNLGRLVMGAPGPLPCTPAGILELLHAYDVPVEGRHVVVIGRGITIGRPLALLLALKRPGCNAAVTVVHTGVPDIAPHVRRGDVVVAAAGSAGLVTPDMVKPGAAVVGAGTSWEGRRLLSDVDESVAEVAGWITPRIGGVGPMTRAMLLRNAVRAAERAARP